A DNA window from Mycobacterium sp. IDR2000157661 contains the following coding sequences:
- a CDS encoding peptidase M50 encodes MSTADVVVLPFAGHRPPRALRGLPVVDSPDAPCRRLVVVGSDADLATVLTRLMRTDRLDVEVAHVRRRWHARSALRAPANRVPLIRDDTGTVITGAAEWRGTPESPALHGEAVVDDTVLFDGDVTGVRIEPTAGMPGLRAAVLGRRPRRWVTGRAAQLGTTGATVVRDGVGAPRQVRRSTFYRHTEGWLRVGRRA; translated from the coding sequence ATGAGCACCGCCGACGTCGTGGTGTTGCCGTTCGCCGGCCACCGGCCGCCACGTGCGCTGCGCGGGCTTCCCGTCGTCGACTCCCCCGACGCGCCGTGTCGACGGCTGGTCGTGGTGGGCTCCGACGCCGACCTGGCCACCGTGCTGACGAGGTTGATGCGCACCGACCGGCTCGACGTGGAAGTGGCGCACGTACGCCGCCGCTGGCACGCGAGATCAGCCCTGCGGGCGCCGGCGAACCGGGTGCCGCTGATCCGCGACGACACCGGCACCGTCATCACCGGCGCGGCCGAGTGGCGCGGCACCCCGGAGTCACCGGCGCTGCACGGCGAGGCCGTCGTCGACGACACCGTGCTGTTCGACGGCGACGTCACCGGCGTGCGGATCGAGCCGACGGCGGGCATGCCGGGGCTACGCGCCGCCGTGCTCGGCAGGCGGCCAAGGCGCTGGGTCACCGGCCGCGCCGCACAACTGGGCACCACCGGAGCCACGGTGGTGCGCGACGGGGTGGGCGCGCCGCGACAGGTCAGGCGCTCGACGTTCTATCGGCACACCGAGGGGTGGTTGCGGGTCGGTCGGCGGGCCTGA
- a CDS encoding site-2 protease family protein — protein MSVHPLHQSVRPSPVFLVIVAVTAAGGAVAWLHTSEGGPWAYVGVFTFVIAGWLVSLCVHEFAHAYSAWRFGDRDVEVRGYLTLNPFKYSNPLLSIGLPVLVIAIGGIGLPGGAVYVRTAAMTKRQRSLVSLSGPAVNLVLAGLLLVLVNLLYDPSHSVFWAGVAFLGFLQVTAFVLNMLPVPGLDGYGALEPHLSPQTQRSLAPVKPWGLLVLLLLLFTPQLNQWFWGVVLWFFDFSGVPRWLVGTGADLTRFWSAWF, from the coding sequence GTGAGTGTTCACCCGTTGCATCAGTCGGTGCGGCCGAGCCCGGTTTTCCTGGTCATCGTCGCCGTCACCGCCGCTGGTGGGGCGGTGGCCTGGCTGCATACCAGCGAGGGCGGCCCCTGGGCGTACGTCGGGGTGTTCACGTTCGTGATCGCGGGCTGGCTCGTGTCGCTGTGCGTACACGAGTTCGCCCACGCCTACAGCGCCTGGCGGTTCGGTGACCGCGATGTCGAGGTGCGCGGCTATCTGACGCTCAACCCGTTCAAGTACTCCAACCCGCTGCTGTCGATCGGGCTACCCGTGCTCGTCATCGCGATCGGCGGCATCGGCCTGCCGGGCGGTGCGGTCTACGTACGCACGGCCGCGATGACCAAGCGGCAGCGCAGCCTGGTCAGCCTGTCCGGACCGGCGGTCAACCTGGTGTTGGCCGGGCTGCTGTTGGTGCTGGTCAACCTGCTCTACGACCCGTCGCACAGCGTGTTCTGGGCCGGCGTGGCGTTTCTCGGTTTCCTCCAGGTGACGGCCTTCGTGCTCAACATGCTGCCGGTGCCGGGACTCGACGGATACGGCGCGCTCGAGCCGCACCTGAGCCCGCAGACCCAGCGCAGCCTCGCGCCGGTCAAGCCGTGGGGGCTGCTGGTGCTGCTGCTGTTGTTGTTCACACCGCAGCTCAATCAGTGGTTCTGGGGTGTGGTGCTGTGGTTCTTCGACTTCTCCGGCGTGCCTCGTTGGCTCGTCGGCACCGGCGCCGACCTGACCCGGTTCTGGTCCGCCTGGTTCTGA
- a CDS encoding cation diffusion facilitator family transporter yields the protein MGAGHDHSSPDTRVSRMVIAAAILTGFFVLELVTALLINSIALLADAGHMLTDLVAMFMGLTAVLLARRGSASPARTYGWHRAEVFTAVANAVLLLGVAVFILREAFERLGDAPEVPGVPLIVVALAGLLANAVVVLLLRSHSQSSLAVKGAYMEVLADTVGSIGVLIAGIVTVTTGWPYADVVVAVLVALWVLPRAIALARAALRILSESSPAHIDVEELRTALCAVDGVTEVHDLHVWTLVPGKDMVTAHLTSRRESAEVLDDARAVLSARGLDHATVQVEPPDGAADCKCDAE from the coding sequence ATGGGTGCCGGCCACGACCACAGCAGCCCCGACACCCGCGTGAGCCGGATGGTGATCGCCGCCGCGATCCTCACCGGCTTCTTCGTCCTCGAACTGGTCACCGCGCTGCTGATCAACTCGATCGCCCTGCTCGCCGACGCCGGACACATGCTCACCGACCTGGTGGCCATGTTCATGGGCCTGACCGCGGTCCTGCTGGCCCGCCGCGGCAGCGCGTCGCCGGCCCGCACCTACGGCTGGCACCGCGCCGAGGTGTTCACCGCCGTCGCCAACGCCGTGCTTCTGCTGGGCGTCGCCGTGTTCATCCTCAGGGAGGCGTTCGAGCGGTTGGGCGACGCCCCGGAGGTCCCGGGGGTGCCGCTCATCGTGGTCGCCTTGGCCGGATTGCTGGCCAACGCCGTCGTCGTGCTGCTGCTGCGGTCGCACTCGCAGAGCAGCCTGGCCGTCAAGGGCGCCTACATGGAGGTGCTGGCCGACACCGTGGGCAGCATCGGCGTGCTGATCGCCGGCATCGTCACCGTCACGACCGGCTGGCCGTATGCCGACGTCGTGGTCGCGGTCCTGGTGGCACTGTGGGTGCTGCCGCGGGCGATCGCACTGGCCAGGGCGGCGCTGCGAATCCTGTCGGAGTCCTCGCCCGCCCACATCGACGTCGAGGAGTTGCGCACCGCGCTGTGTGCGGTGGACGGCGTGACCGAGGTGCACGACCTGCACGTCTGGACGCTGGTGCCCGGCAAGGACATGGTGACCGCGCATCTGACCAGCAGGCGCGAATCCGCCGAGGTACTCGACGACGCGCGTGCCGTGCTCTCCGCCCGCGGGCTGGACCACGCGACCGTTCAGGTGGAGCCGCCCGACGGCGCCGCCGACTGCAAGTGCGATGCCGAGTGA
- a CDS encoding DUF3151 domain-containing protein has protein sequence MTRMGDLLGPEPVLLPGDPAAEAELAAGEKPAIVAAAHPSASVAWAELAEQALAEDRAVTAYAYARTGYHRGLDQLRRNGWKGFGPVPFSHEPNRGFLRCVAALARAADAIGEVDETQRCLDLLDDCDPTARAELGLP, from the coding sequence ATGACACGGATGGGTGACCTACTCGGGCCGGAGCCGGTACTGCTGCCCGGTGACCCCGCTGCCGAGGCGGAGCTGGCCGCCGGCGAGAAACCGGCCATCGTGGCCGCCGCGCATCCCTCGGCGTCGGTGGCATGGGCCGAGCTCGCCGAGCAGGCGCTGGCCGAAGACCGGGCCGTCACGGCGTATGCCTATGCCCGCACCGGCTACCACCGCGGGCTCGATCAGTTGCGTCGCAACGGCTGGAAGGGTTTCGGGCCGGTGCCGTTCAGCCACGAACCCAACCGCGGGTTCCTGCGTTGCGTGGCCGCGCTGGCCCGCGCGGCTGATGCGATCGGCGAGGTCGACGAGACTCAGCGCTGCCTCGACCTGCTCGACGACTGCGACCCGACCGCGCGCGCCGAACTCGGCCTGCCGTAG
- a CDS encoding Rv0361 family membrane protein, whose protein sequence is MSHPSGPDQPEDVSDTEAADEAGGSEASEAAASPTSEHADAPHDPDPVTEVIEPDPEHEPATEIMAPAPRPTQDSATEAPAERRFTAPSNFDAGTTQRMDTPAEPATEVFTTSPDSGQARSVAPQMIPPRGEAPGPPQQRRSWGWVVALVLVIAALVAIAVLGTILLTRDSGPKVSQEDMVRATIEEFDAAIQSGDLARLRSITCGATRDSYVRYDDRTWAETHDRVAAAKQYPVVASIDQVIINGDHAEANVTSFMAYAPQTRSTRSFDLQFRDDSWKICQAPQ, encoded by the coding sequence ATGTCGCACCCATCAGGGCCTGACCAGCCAGAAGACGTCTCGGACACCGAGGCTGCCGACGAGGCCGGTGGTTCCGAGGCCAGTGAGGCCGCGGCCTCGCCGACCTCGGAGCACGCCGACGCACCGCATGATCCCGACCCTGTCACCGAGGTCATCGAGCCGGACCCCGAGCACGAACCGGCCACCGAGATCATGGCGCCCGCGCCCAGGCCCACCCAGGACTCGGCGACCGAGGCACCGGCCGAGCGGCGGTTCACCGCGCCGTCGAACTTCGACGCGGGCACGACGCAGCGGATGGACACGCCCGCCGAGCCTGCCACCGAGGTGTTCACGACCTCGCCGGACTCCGGCCAGGCCAGAAGCGTCGCCCCGCAGATGATCCCGCCGCGGGGCGAAGCGCCCGGGCCGCCGCAGCAACGGCGCAGCTGGGGGTGGGTGGTGGCGCTGGTGCTGGTCATCGCCGCCCTGGTGGCGATCGCGGTGCTGGGCACCATCCTGCTGACACGCGACTCGGGTCCGAAGGTGTCGCAGGAGGACATGGTGCGCGCCACCATCGAGGAATTCGACGCCGCCATCCAAAGCGGTGACCTCGCCAGGCTGCGCAGCATCACCTGCGGCGCGACCCGGGACAGCTACGTGCGATACGACGACCGCACCTGGGCCGAGACCCATGACCGGGTGGCCGCGGCCAAGCAGTACCCGGTGGTAGCCAGCATCGACCAGGTGATCATCAACGGCGACCACGCCGAGGCCAACGTCACGAGCTTCATGGCGTATGCGCCGCAGACCCGGTCGACACGCAGCTTCGACCTGCAGTTCCGCGACGACAGTTGGAAGATCTGCCAGGCTCCGCAGTAG
- the fbaA gene encoding class II fructose-bisphosphate aldolase yields the protein MPIATPEVYAEMLSRAKQHSFAFPAINCTSSESINAAIKGFADAGSDGIIQFSTGGAEFASGLGVKDMVTGAVALAEFAHVIAERYPITVALHTDHCPKDKLDGYVRPLLAISQQRVAGGDHPLFQSHMWDGSAVPLDENLDIARELLKEAAAAKIVLEIEIGVVGGEEDGVAHEINDKLYTTPEDFEKTVEALGAGEHGRYLLAATFGNVHGVYKPGNVKLRPDILAEGQKVAAAKLGLPTDAQPFDFVFHGGSGSLKSEIEDSLRYGVVKMNVDTDTQYAFTRPIAGHMFTNYEGVLKVDGEVGDKKAYDPRSYLKKAEASMSERVVEACRDLHSAGRSVSSG from the coding sequence ATGCCGATCGCCACGCCCGAGGTGTACGCGGAGATGCTGAGCCGGGCCAAGCAGCACTCGTTCGCGTTCCCGGCCATCAACTGCACGTCGTCGGAGAGCATCAACGCGGCGATCAAGGGATTCGCCGACGCCGGTAGCGACGGCATCATCCAATTCTCAACGGGCGGAGCGGAATTCGCTTCCGGATTGGGAGTCAAGGACATGGTGACCGGCGCGGTCGCGCTGGCCGAGTTCGCGCACGTGATAGCCGAGAGATACCCGATCACCGTCGCGTTGCACACCGACCACTGTCCCAAGGACAAACTGGACGGCTATGTCCGGCCGCTGCTGGCGATCTCGCAGCAGCGTGTCGCCGGCGGCGATCACCCGCTGTTCCAGTCGCACATGTGGGACGGGTCGGCGGTGCCGCTCGACGAGAACCTCGACATCGCCCGCGAACTGCTCAAGGAAGCGGCGGCCGCGAAGATAGTGCTGGAGATAGAGATCGGTGTGGTCGGCGGTGAAGAGGACGGCGTGGCACACGAGATAAACGACAAGCTCTACACCACGCCGGAGGACTTCGAGAAGACCGTCGAGGCGCTCGGCGCCGGCGAGCACGGCAGGTACCTGCTGGCCGCGACATTCGGCAACGTGCACGGGGTGTACAAGCCGGGCAACGTCAAACTGCGGCCCGACATCCTCGCCGAGGGACAGAAGGTCGCTGCCGCCAAACTCGGATTGCCGACGGACGCACAGCCTTTCGACTTCGTCTTCCATGGCGGGTCGGGCTCGTTGAAGTCCGAGATCGAAGACTCGTTGCGGTACGGCGTGGTGAAGATGAACGTCGACACCGATACCCAGTACGCGTTCACCCGCCCGATCGCCGGGCATATGTTCACCAACTACGAGGGCGTGCTCAAGGTCGACGGCGAGGTCGGCGACAAGAAGGCCTACGACCCGCGCAGCTACCTGAAGAAGGCGGAGGCGTCGATGAGCGAGCGCGTCGTCGAGGCGTGCCGCGACCTGCACAGTGCGGGCCGCAGCGTGTCCTCGGGCTGA
- a CDS encoding alcohol dehydrogenase catalytic domain-containing protein, with amino-acid sequence MPTHKAVLVESAGAPLALTDVETVPPPAGHVRIKVVACGVCGTDHGVVNGGFPGMTWPVTPGHEIAGTVDEVGAGVEGFSVGDRVAVGWFGGICNRCVPCRKGKFMQCVEFQVPSLAYPGGYAESATAPATALARIPDGLSFTEAAPMGCAGVTTFNALRRTRAVAGDLVAVLGIGGLGNLGVQWAPAMGFETVAIARGADKADDARALGAHHYIDSRAEDVAAALQGLGGAAAVLATAANSQAMADTVGGLGPEGELVIVGVSADPLPISPVDLILAGRSISGHPSGTARDVEETMHFALQTGVRARVEEMPLADFAEAYAAMAEGRARYRMVLTM; translated from the coding sequence ATGCCCACTCACAAGGCCGTTCTGGTCGAATCCGCAGGCGCCCCGCTCGCGCTCACCGACGTCGAGACCGTCCCTCCGCCCGCCGGTCATGTCCGGATCAAGGTCGTGGCCTGTGGTGTGTGCGGGACCGATCACGGTGTCGTCAACGGTGGCTTTCCGGGCATGACGTGGCCCGTGACACCCGGGCACGAGATCGCGGGCACCGTCGACGAGGTCGGCGCGGGTGTCGAAGGCTTCTCGGTCGGCGACCGCGTGGCGGTCGGGTGGTTCGGCGGCATCTGCAATCGCTGCGTGCCGTGCCGCAAGGGCAAGTTCATGCAGTGCGTCGAGTTCCAGGTGCCGAGCTTGGCCTATCCGGGTGGGTACGCCGAGTCCGCCACCGCCCCGGCGACCGCGTTGGCCCGCATTCCTGACGGGTTGTCGTTCACCGAGGCCGCGCCCATGGGTTGCGCAGGCGTCACGACGTTCAATGCGCTGCGCAGGACCAGGGCCGTGGCCGGTGACCTGGTCGCCGTCCTGGGAATCGGCGGCCTCGGAAACCTCGGTGTGCAGTGGGCCCCGGCGATGGGATTCGAAACGGTCGCGATCGCCCGCGGCGCCGACAAGGCCGACGACGCCCGCGCCCTGGGAGCGCACCATTACATCGACTCGCGCGCCGAGGACGTTGCGGCCGCACTGCAGGGCCTCGGCGGTGCGGCAGCGGTGCTCGCGACGGCGGCGAACTCGCAGGCGATGGCCGACACCGTCGGCGGCCTCGGTCCGGAGGGCGAGCTCGTGATCGTCGGGGTCAGCGCCGACCCGCTGCCCATCAGCCCCGTGGATCTGATCCTGGCCGGCCGCAGCATCAGCGGGCATCCGTCGGGGACCGCTCGCGATGTCGAGGAGACCATGCACTTCGCGCTGCAGACGGGAGTGCGGGCCCGGGTCGAGGAGATGCCACTGGCCGATTTCGCCGAGGCCTACGCGGCCATGGCGGAGGGCCGGGCGCGCTACCGCATGGTACTGACGATGTGA
- a CDS encoding VTT domain-containing protein, giving the protein MSLAATDQLALMPDFLDPMVLLGYFGAWALVGLLVVVFVESGVLFPVLPGDSLLFVAGMLAAGTAALAEGGGEVINFQLWQLLVFIPIAAILGGQVGYWIGRNLGTAMFKPNARILKQKYLDEAHLFFEQRGPFAIVIARFVPIVRTLAPLTAGAARMTYPVFALFNIIGAVVWGVGLVLLGYWLGRFEMVQRLLEPIVIGIVVLSVLPMLIEWYKRRRAARRAGIPAPPIDAGEQA; this is encoded by the coding sequence ATGTCCTTGGCCGCAACCGATCAGCTTGCGCTGATGCCCGACTTCCTCGACCCGATGGTCCTGCTCGGATACTTCGGCGCCTGGGCGCTGGTGGGCCTGCTGGTGGTCGTCTTCGTCGAGTCGGGCGTCCTGTTCCCGGTGCTGCCCGGCGACTCCCTTCTGTTCGTCGCGGGCATGCTGGCCGCGGGGACGGCGGCGCTGGCCGAAGGCGGCGGCGAGGTCATCAACTTCCAGCTTTGGCAACTGCTGGTCTTCATCCCGATCGCCGCGATCCTGGGCGGTCAGGTGGGGTATTGGATCGGTCGCAACCTCGGCACCGCGATGTTCAAGCCCAATGCCCGCATCCTGAAGCAGAAGTATCTCGACGAGGCGCACCTGTTCTTCGAGCAGCGTGGCCCGTTCGCGATCGTCATCGCCCGGTTCGTGCCGATCGTGCGTACGCTGGCGCCGCTCACCGCAGGCGCCGCCCGCATGACCTACCCCGTGTTCGCGTTGTTCAACATCATCGGCGCCGTGGTCTGGGGCGTCGGGCTGGTGCTGCTCGGCTACTGGCTCGGCCGCTTCGAGATGGTGCAGAGGCTGCTCGAGCCCATTGTCATCGGAATCGTGGTGCTCTCGGTGCTGCCGATGCTCATCGAGTGGTACAAGCGGCGCCGGGCGGCCCGGCGCGCAGGCATTCCGGCGCCGCCGATCGACGCGGGCGAGCAGGCCTAG
- the nhaA gene encoding Na+/H+ antiporter NhaA — protein sequence MSTSSTPRITRLVPARFSRDAKAARTGENSAAALLLAATVVALLWANSPWAESYWTLLDTHVGFTFAEHRFELTVKHLVNDGLMTFFFFIVGLEVTREFAIGELTDRARASVPVVAALAGLVVPAAVFLLLNPSGENAEAWGVVISTDTAFLIGALAIIRPKFPARVRIFLLTLAVVDDVSALLVIAVFYSDRIDVAPLVVSALLIGAIALVRFLPAARGPAYAALGVALWVALFMAGVHPTLAGVAVALLIPVFSPERQPVEEVVTRIQAFRQSPNSRYAREVTRGLRDSISINERLQTDVGPYVSFVVLPLFALVNAGVTLDAQIVGAALRSPLTWGIVAGLVIGKFTGITAATWLMRRTGLGMLAPGLTLRRVAGGAALSGIGFTISLFIVDIAVDDPVRREQAIIGVLIASVVAFFAGWAIFRITDWLSPPDPVGLKLLRPVDPDRDHIRGDPDAPLTLVEYGDFECPFCSRATGAIDEVREHFGGRLRYVWRHLPLERAHPRAFDAARASEGAAAQGRFWEMARQLFSHQDDLEWSDMYRYAVAAGVDIERFDQDVRVHASDGLHRVQDDAQDAELMDLNSTPTFFVNGKRHKGPWDAASLIRALEA from the coding sequence GTGAGCACGTCGTCGACACCGCGGATCACCCGCCTGGTGCCCGCACGCTTCAGCCGCGACGCCAAGGCGGCCAGAACCGGGGAGAACAGCGCGGCCGCGCTGCTGCTGGCGGCCACGGTCGTCGCGCTGCTGTGGGCGAATTCACCGTGGGCCGAGAGCTATTGGACGCTGTTGGACACCCACGTCGGCTTCACCTTCGCCGAACACCGCTTCGAGTTGACGGTCAAGCATCTCGTCAACGACGGGCTGATGACGTTCTTCTTCTTCATCGTCGGCCTGGAGGTCACCCGTGAGTTCGCCATCGGCGAGCTCACCGACCGGGCGAGGGCGTCGGTGCCCGTGGTGGCCGCGCTCGCCGGGTTGGTGGTGCCCGCCGCGGTCTTTCTGCTGCTGAACCCGTCGGGCGAGAACGCCGAAGCGTGGGGCGTGGTGATCAGCACCGATACCGCGTTCCTGATCGGCGCGTTGGCGATCATCAGGCCCAAGTTCCCGGCCCGGGTGCGCATCTTCCTGTTGACCCTGGCCGTGGTCGACGACGTCAGCGCGCTTCTCGTCATCGCCGTCTTCTACTCCGACCGCATCGACGTTGCGCCGCTTGTGGTTTCGGCGCTGCTCATCGGTGCAATCGCCCTGGTGCGGTTCCTGCCCGCGGCTCGCGGACCCGCCTACGCGGCGCTCGGTGTCGCGCTGTGGGTGGCGCTGTTCATGGCAGGCGTTCACCCGACGCTGGCCGGTGTCGCCGTCGCCCTGCTGATCCCGGTGTTCTCCCCCGAACGACAACCGGTCGAAGAGGTCGTCACGCGCATCCAAGCTTTCCGGCAATCGCCGAACTCGCGCTACGCCCGCGAGGTGACCCGCGGCCTGCGCGACTCCATCTCCATCAACGAGCGGCTGCAGACCGACGTCGGCCCGTACGTGTCGTTCGTCGTCCTGCCGCTGTTCGCCCTGGTCAACGCCGGTGTGACGCTCGACGCCCAGATCGTCGGTGCTGCGCTGCGCTCACCTCTGACGTGGGGCATCGTCGCCGGCCTGGTGATCGGCAAGTTCACCGGGATCACCGCCGCGACCTGGCTGATGCGACGGACCGGCCTGGGCATGCTGGCGCCCGGACTGACGTTGCGGCGGGTCGCAGGCGGTGCGGCACTGTCCGGGATCGGCTTCACCATCTCGCTGTTCATCGTCGACATTGCGGTCGACGACCCCGTGCGCAGGGAACAGGCGATCATCGGCGTGCTCATCGCGTCGGTGGTCGCCTTCTTCGCCGGCTGGGCGATCTTCCGAATCACCGATTGGCTCAGCCCGCCGGACCCGGTCGGCCTGAAGCTTCTCCGGCCGGTCGACCCGGACCGCGATCACATCAGGGGCGACCCCGACGCCCCGCTGACACTGGTCGAGTACGGCGACTTCGAATGCCCGTTCTGCAGCCGGGCCACCGGCGCGATCGACGAGGTGCGTGAACACTTCGGCGGGCGGCTGCGCTACGTGTGGCGGCACCTGCCGCTGGAGCGGGCGCATCCCCGTGCGTTCGACGCCGCACGCGCCAGCGAGGGGGCCGCGGCCCAGGGCAGGTTCTGGGAGATGGCCCGCCAGCTGTTCAGCCACCAGGATGACCTGGAGTGGTCCGACATGTACCGCTATGCGGTGGCGGCAGGCGTCGACATCGAGCGGTTCGACCAGGATGTGCGGGTGCACGCCTCCGATGGGCTGCACCGCGTGCAGGACGACGCCCAGGACGCCGAGCTGATGGATCTGAACTCGACGCCGACGTTCTTCGTCAACGGCAAGCGGCACAAGGGACCGTGGGACGCCGCCAGCCTGATTCGGGCGCTGGAGGCCTGA
- a CDS encoding glycoside hydrolase family 76 protein, with translation MDQLWANRAGTAEAAVTARHLKRLWGLPGTQLGVVAWPAARTHRMFGTWHYWWQAHLLDNLVDAHVRDPQPERLQRIARQIRAHRLRNNLSWVNDYYDDMAWLALALERANRLAGVDKPKAMDKLSEQLLKAWVPEDGGGIPWRKQDQFFNAPANGPAAIFLARFDRLRRAQQMSDWIDETLVDPDTHLVFDGIRGGSLVRAQYTYCQGVVLGLETELAARTDDDDHAPRVHRLVAAVAAHMAPDGVIRGAGGGDGGLFNGILARYLALVATTLPQHGPDDAEARDIARSLVLSSAQAAWDNRQTVDGLPLFGAFWDRTAEIPTAAGVQAESVDGAVNTSEVPERDLSVQLSGWMLMEAAHSVSSADQR, from the coding sequence ATGGATCAGCTCTGGGCCAACCGGGCGGGCACGGCAGAAGCCGCGGTCACGGCGCGCCATCTGAAACGCCTGTGGGGACTGCCCGGCACGCAGCTCGGTGTCGTGGCGTGGCCGGCGGCACGCACGCACCGAATGTTCGGCACCTGGCACTACTGGTGGCAAGCTCACCTGCTCGACAACCTCGTCGACGCGCACGTCCGCGACCCGCAACCCGAGCGCCTGCAGCGCATCGCCCGTCAGATCCGGGCACATCGGCTGCGCAACAACCTGTCCTGGGTCAACGACTACTACGACGACATGGCCTGGCTGGCGCTCGCGCTCGAGCGCGCGAACAGGCTCGCAGGCGTCGACAAGCCCAAAGCGATGGACAAGCTGTCCGAGCAGTTGCTCAAGGCCTGGGTGCCCGAGGACGGCGGCGGCATCCCGTGGCGCAAACAGGACCAGTTCTTCAACGCACCGGCCAACGGCCCGGCCGCGATCTTCCTGGCCCGCTTCGACCGGCTGCGCCGGGCCCAGCAGATGTCGGACTGGATCGACGAGACGCTCGTCGACCCCGACACCCATCTGGTGTTCGACGGGATCAGGGGCGGCTCGCTGGTGCGCGCGCAGTACACCTACTGCCAGGGCGTGGTGCTGGGCCTGGAAACCGAACTCGCCGCCCGCACCGACGACGACGACCACGCGCCGCGTGTGCACCGCCTCGTCGCCGCGGTGGCCGCACACATGGCGCCCGACGGTGTCATCAGGGGTGCCGGCGGCGGTGACGGTGGGCTGTTCAACGGCATCCTGGCGCGCTACCTCGCCCTCGTTGCGACCACGCTGCCCCAGCATGGCCCCGACGACGCCGAGGCTCGCGACATCGCCCGCTCGCTGGTGCTGTCGTCGGCGCAGGCCGCTTGGGACAACCGTCAGACCGTCGACGGATTGCCGCTGTTCGGCGCGTTCTGGGATCGCACCGCCGAGATCCCGACCGCCGCAGGCGTGCAAGCCGAATCCGTCGACGGCGCCGTCAACACCTCCGAGGTGCCCGAGCGGGATCTGTCGGTGCAGCTGTCGGGATGGATGCTGATGGAAGCAGCGCATAGCGTCAGTAGCGCCGACCAACGGTGA
- a CDS encoding TrmH family RNA methyltransferase, whose translation MSDAGPTEWGESPGVGPWAGPPPDDPRYDPELLRTGDTRNVVDPYRYWTREAIVADIDRRRHPLHVAIENFGNDANIGAVVRTANAFAVDTVHIVGRRRWNRRGAMVTDRYQRLRHHDNTEDLLGFAVAAGLTVVAVDNLPGAARLEHAELPERCLMVFGQEGPGITEAARTGAALTVSIAQFGSTRSINAGVAAGIAMHVWITQHADLDLAW comes from the coding sequence ATGAGTGATGCGGGACCGACCGAATGGGGCGAGAGCCCCGGGGTCGGACCATGGGCCGGCCCGCCGCCCGACGACCCCCGCTACGACCCCGAGCTGCTGCGGACCGGTGATACCCGCAATGTCGTTGACCCGTACCGCTATTGGACCCGAGAGGCGATCGTCGCCGACATCGACCGGCGCAGACACCCGCTGCACGTCGCGATCGAGAACTTCGGCAACGACGCCAACATCGGCGCAGTGGTGCGCACGGCCAACGCGTTCGCCGTCGACACCGTGCACATTGTGGGCAGGCGGCGCTGGAACCGTCGCGGCGCCATGGTCACCGACCGCTATCAGCGGCTGCGCCACCACGACAACACCGAAGACCTGCTCGGCTTCGCGGTCGCAGCAGGGTTGACCGTCGTGGCCGTCGACAACCTGCCCGGTGCGGCACGCCTCGAACACGCCGAGCTGCCCGAGCGCTGCCTGATGGTCTTCGGACAGGAGGGTCCGGGCATCACCGAGGCCGCCAGGACCGGTGCGGCACTGACCGTGTCGATCGCGCAATTCGGCTCCACCCGCAGCATCAATGCCGGCGTCGCAGCGGGCATCGCGATGCACGTGTGGATCACCCAACACGCCGACCTCGACCTCGCCTGGTAG